A single genomic interval of Oryza sativa Japonica Group chromosome 7, ASM3414082v1 harbors:
- the LOC4342341 gene encoding uncharacterized protein has protein sequence MDPCPFVRVLVGNLSLKMPVAPRPAGAGAGVHPSTSPCYCKIRLNKLPYQTADAPLLLPPSPEASAAPAPAPATGALAAAFHLSKADLDRLTAKPSLFGSRTARLKIVVYAGRRGTTCGVGGGSGRLLGKVVIPLDLKGASAKPVVYHSSWICIGKRGRKPSSVSAANAQLNITVRAEPDPRFVFEFDGEPECSPQVLQVQGSMKQPMFTCKFSCRSNSDLRSRSMPADMGSGGRNWLTAFGSDRERAGKERKGWSVTVHDLSGSPVALASMVTPFVASPGTDRVSKSNPGAWLVLRPGDGTWKPWGRLECWRERGAGAAAGDSLGYRFELVLPDPTGMGVGVSVAESTIPASKGGRFAIDLTATQQFGRSGSPACSPCGSGDYGMWPFGSCRGFVMSAAVQGEGKCSRPAVEVGVQNVGCAEDAAAFVALAAAVDLSMDACRLFSHRLRRELSASRSDLLR, from the exons ATGGACCCGTGCCCGTTCGTGCGGGTGCTGGTCGGCAACCTCTCGCTGAAGATGCCGGTGGCGCCGCGCCCCGCCGGAGCCGGGGCCGGGGTGCACCCATCCACCTCGCCGTGCTACTGCAAGATCCGCCTCAACAAGCTGCCGTACCAGACCGCCGacgcgccgctgctgctgccgccctcgccggaggcatcggcggcgccggcgccagcgccggcgacgggcgcgctcgccgccgcgttccACCTCTCCAAGGCCGACCTCGACCGCCTCACCGCGAAGCCGTCGCTGTTCGGGTCGCGCACGGCGAGGCTGAAGATCGTGGTGTACGCTGGCCGGAGGGGCACCAcgtgcggcgtcggcggcggctccgggagGCTGCTCGGGAAGGTGGTCATCCCGCTCGACCTCAAGGGCGCCTCGGCGAAGCCGGTGGTGTACCACAGCAGCTGGATCTGCATCGGGAAGCGCGGGCGCAAGCCCTCGTCGGTGTCGGCGGCGAACGCGCAGCTCAACATCACGGTGCGCGCCGAGCCCGACCCGAGGTTCGTGTTCGAGTTCGACGGCGAGCCGGAGTGCAGCCCGCAGGTGCTCCAGGTGCAGGGGAGCATGAAGCAGCCCATGTTCACCTGCAAGTTCTCCTGCCGCAGCAACAGCGACCTCCGCTCCCG GTCAATGCCGGCCGATATGGGGAGCGGCGGGCGCAACTGGCTGACGGCGTTCGGCTCCGACAGGGAGCGGgcggggaaggagaggaaggggtgGTCGGTGACGGTGCACGACCTGTCAGGCTCCCCGGTGGCGCTGGCATCAATGGTGACGCCGTTCGTGGCGTCGCCGGGGACGGACAGGGTGAGCAAATCCAACCCGGGGGCGTGGCTGGTGCTCCGCCCGGGCGACGGCACGTGGAAGCCATGGGGTCGCCTGGAATGCTGgcgcgagcgcggcgcgggcgccgccgccggcgacagccTCGGGTACCGGTTCGAGCTCGTCCTCCCCGACCCAACCGGCATGGGCGTGGGCGTGTCCGTGGCGGAGTCCACCATCCCGGCGTCGAAGGGCGGCCGGTTCGCGATCGACCTGACGGCAACGCAACAGTTCGGGCGGAGCGGGTCGCCGGCGTGCAGCCCGTGCGGGAGCGGCGACTACGGGATGTGGCCGTTCGGCAGCTGCCGCGGGTTCGTGATGTCGGCGGCGGTGCAGGGGGAGGGGAAATGcagccggccggcggtggaggtgggcgTGCAGAACGTCGGGTgcgcggaggacgcggcggcgttcgtggcgctcgccgccgccgtcgacctgaGCATGGACGCGTGCCGGCTCTTctcccaccgcctccgccgcgagcTCTCGGCGTCGCGCTCCGACCTGCTCCGGTGA